Proteins co-encoded in one Hyla sarda isolate aHylSar1 chromosome 4, aHylSar1.hap1, whole genome shotgun sequence genomic window:
- the LOC130267657 gene encoding E3 ubiquitin/ISG15 ligase TRIM25-like isoform X2: MASSALRDELDCSICLITYTDPVMLRCGHNFCRVCIDRALDTQDQSGLYSCPECREEFQERPTLMRDIALRNIMENFLVTDPTPTEPGIFCTYCVDSPVPAVKSCLHCEASLCDKHLRTHNKSPEHVLSEPRTSLENRKCSVHKKVLEYYCTEDAACICVSCRLDGEHRGHQVEMMDEASEKKKKKLRNVLQKLIPKREKTEERVRSLEERRRKAQEKSSGEAERVTALFIDMRRRLDDLEKKVLSEISRQEKEESLSLSALIHQLEIKKDELSRKMRHIEELCNMTDPLTVLQEPDTALGAGTSFPSP, from the exons atggcgtcttctgctctgagagACGAGctggactgttccatctgtctgatcacttatacagatcctgtaaTGCTGAGATGTGGACACAACTTCTGCCGGGTCTGTATTGATCGTGCGCTGGATACACAGGACCAGTCTGGACTTTATTCCTGTCCTGAATGTAGAGAAGAGTTTCAGGAGCGGCCGACACTGATGAGGGACATCGCTCTGAGAAACATAATGGAGAACTTCCTGGTTACTGATCCAACACCGACAGAACCCGGGATCTTCTGCACTTACTGTGTGGACTCTCCTGTCCCTGCTGTGAAGTCCTGTCTGCACTGTGAGGCTTCTCTGTGTGATAAACATCTGAGAACTCACAACAAGTCACCAGAACACGTCTTATCTGAGCCCAGAACTTCTCTGGAGAACAGGAAATGTTCTGTCCATAAGAAGGTCCTGGAATATTACTGCACTGAGGACGCTGCTTGTATCTGTGTGTCCTGCAGGTTAGACGGAGAACATCGGGGACACCAGGTGGAGATGATGGATGAGGCCtctgagaagaagaagaagaaactgAGAAATGTTCTCCAGAAACTGATCCCAAAGAGAGAGAAGACTGAGGAAAGAGTCCGGAGTCTAGAGGAACGCAGGAGAAAAGCTCAAGAGAAATCATCTGGAGAAGCGGAGAGAGTCACTGCCCTGTTTATAGACATGAGGAGACGGCTGGACGACCTGGAGAAGAAGGTCCTGAGTGAGATCTCCAGGCAGGAGAAGGAAGAGTCACTGTCACTGTCTGCTCTGATCCATCAGCTGGAAATAAAGAAGGACGAGCTGTCCAGGAAGATGAGACACATTGAGGAGCTGTGTAACATGACGGATCCACTGACTGTCTTACAGGAACCAGACACAG CtttgggagccggaacttcctttcCTTCTCCGTGA
- the LOC130267657 gene encoding E3 ubiquitin-protein ligase TRIM11-like isoform X1 — MASSALRDELDCSICLITYTDPVMLRCGHNFCRVCIDRALDTQDQSGLYSCPECREEFQERPTLMRDIALRNIMENFLVTDPTPTEPGIFCTYCVDSPVPAVKSCLHCEASLCDKHLRTHNKSPEHVLSEPRTSLENRKCSVHKKVLEYYCTEDAACICVSCRLDGEHRGHQVEMMDEASEKKKKKLRNVLQKLIPKREKTEERVRSLEERRRKAQEKSSGEAERVTALFIDMRRRLDDLEKKVLSEISRQEKEESLSLSALIHQLEIKKDELSRKMRHIEELCNMTDPLTVLQEPDTGDLCDPEEGGGDEDTGGHDKTHDVDDLDVTVISDTFRTLCDIISGIRIYGEDPADILLDVNTAQNNLLISDDLKTATETEITQNRPETAERFQKHHQVMSRRRFTSGRHYWDVEISRSGWGRVVGMCYPSIDRRGDQSWIGYNNKSWGLGRYNNDNNDEYSVIHDSEEIQLPHQISSNRVRICLDYGAGQLSFYELCDPIRHLHTFTTTFTEPLHAALWVGGGSIKILGGGRNWEKPS; from the coding sequence atggcgtcttctgctctgagagACGAGctggactgttccatctgtctgatcacttatacagatcctgtaaTGCTGAGATGTGGACACAACTTCTGCCGGGTCTGTATTGATCGTGCGCTGGATACACAGGACCAGTCTGGACTTTATTCCTGTCCTGAATGTAGAGAAGAGTTTCAGGAGCGGCCGACACTGATGAGGGACATCGCTCTGAGAAACATAATGGAGAACTTCCTGGTTACTGATCCAACACCGACAGAACCCGGGATCTTCTGCACTTACTGTGTGGACTCTCCTGTCCCTGCTGTGAAGTCCTGTCTGCACTGTGAGGCTTCTCTGTGTGATAAACATCTGAGAACTCACAACAAGTCACCAGAACACGTCTTATCTGAGCCCAGAACTTCTCTGGAGAACAGGAAATGTTCTGTCCATAAGAAGGTCCTGGAATATTACTGCACTGAGGACGCTGCTTGTATCTGTGTGTCCTGCAGGTTAGACGGAGAACATCGGGGACACCAGGTGGAGATGATGGATGAGGCCtctgagaagaagaagaagaaactgAGAAATGTTCTCCAGAAACTGATCCCAAAGAGAGAGAAGACTGAGGAAAGAGTCCGGAGTCTAGAGGAACGCAGGAGAAAAGCTCAAGAGAAATCATCTGGAGAAGCGGAGAGAGTCACTGCCCTGTTTATAGACATGAGGAGACGGCTGGACGACCTGGAGAAGAAGGTCCTGAGTGAGATCTCCAGGCAGGAGAAGGAAGAGTCACTGTCACTGTCTGCTCTGATCCATCAGCTGGAAATAAAGAAGGACGAGCTGTCCAGGAAGATGAGACACATTGAGGAGCTGTGTAACATGACGGATCCACTGACTGTCTTACAGGAACCAGACACAGGTGACTTGTGTGAtcctgaggaggggggaggggatgaggaCACAGGGGGACATGATAAGACACATGATGTAGATGATCTGGATGTGACTGTGATCTCAGACACATTCCGCACATTATGTGACATAATATCAGGTATAAGGATCTATGGGGAGGATCCTGCAGACATATTACTGGATGTAAACACGGCTCAGAATAATCTCCTTATATCAGACGACCTGAAAACTGCAACGGAGACAGAAATAACACAGAATCGTCCAGAAACAGCAGAGAGATTCCAGAAACATCATCAGGTGATGAGCAGAAGGAGATTTACCTCAGGACGACATTACTGGGATGTGGAGATCAGTAGATCAGGATGGGGGAGGGTGGTGGGGATGTGTTATCCCAGTATAGACAGGAGGGGAGATCAGTCATGGATTGGATATAATAACAAGTCCTGGGGTTTGGGGAggtataataatgataataatgatgagtATTCAGTGATACATGACAGTGAAGAGATCCAGTTACCTCACCAGATCTCCAGTAATAGAGTCAGGATCTGTCTGGATTATGGGGCCGGGCAGCTGTCCTTTTATGAGCTGTGTGACCCCATCAGACACTTACACACCTTCACCACCACCTTCACCGAGCCCCTTCATGCTGCATTATGGGTAGGGGGAGGTTCTATAAAGATATTAGGGGGAGGCAGAAACTGGGAGAAACCATCATAA